The genomic window gacctgttagctaggatcaggaccaggtctcagtctgatgacctgtcaggatcaggaccaggtctcagtctgatgacctgttagctaggatcaggaccaggtctcagtctgatgacctgtcaggatcaggaccaggtctcagtctgatgacctgttagttaggatcagtaccaggtctcagtctgaagacctgttagctaggatcagtaccaggtcccagtctgaagacctgttagctaggatcagcaccaggtctcagtctgatgacctgttagctaggatcagtaccaggtctcagtctgaagacctgttaggatcaggaccaggtctcagtctgaagacctgttaggatcaggaccaggtctcagtctgaagacctgttaggatcagtaccaggtctcagtctgaagacctgttagctaggatcaggaccaggtcccagtctgaagacctgttaggatcaggaccaggtctcagtctgaagacctgttaggatcagtaccaggtctcagtctgaagacctgttagctaggatcaggaccaggtcccagtctgatgacctgttaggatcaggaccaggtcccagtctgaagacctgttaggatcaggaccaggtctcagtctgaagacctgttaggatcaggaccaggtctcagtctgactCTTGTATATAACTATATTTCTTTAGAAAGTTCTGTTGTATGTCATTATCTGTAAACCCTCTTGTCTGTGTACCTGTCCAGGTGAGCTCACCTTCTTCATGATACCTGTCTTCCTCTTGCTGAACGTGGTGTATCTCCTCAGTTTGTTGTCAATGAACTCCATCTTGATTTTCACTCTCCCTCTGGTTTTCTTCCCGGGTTTGGCCCCTGGTACCCCGGGGCTGAGCCCGCAGTAAGCCCCGCTGTGGCCCCCGGAGGAGCCGGCTGACTGCCGCCCgacctccctctccctcctctcccgcTTCACCCCCCTCCTGTCCCCACCGGAGCCCACCGTGTCCTCATCGTCTCCGGATTCAGAGTCTGGTTCGGAGCCGCTGTAGACCACCTCGGTGCTGAATTCCCGTTCCTCGAACCGGTCCTCCTCGGTCCCGGAGGCTGTGTGAGGTCCGGACGTCAGCCCGGAGCCGGTTCTGCTACTCATTCCAGCGCCGCTCCCCAATAGCATCCCCCGCTGGTCCCTCCTCCACCCGGCGGGTCACAGCTCTCACACTCCTCCGCTGATAGGTGCCTCCTCTCCGGGTACAGGCAGCTAGCTGCCCCGCTAGCTGCACGGCTAGCTGCGCTTTACTGGCTAACGACGGCTTCAGTTAGCATTAGTTAGCGGTTACTTTAGCAACAAGTAGAGCCATCAGTCCGTGAGAAAGTCCGTCAAAACACCGGGAGATGAGGTGGAGCGGCGGGAGGAGCTCAGCGGGAGAACCGGGAGATCTTTTCCCAATACATAAAATCagattattaataaaaaagagaataaagtttaaagtttcTGTACAGTAATGAGGGAGGCCCGGCCCACTAACACACTCCGCTCCACATAAGGAAATGACGAGCAGCACCCCGCAGTATCCGTCCGCCGAGGAATGTAGTTCTACAGACTTAAAGGATTACATTCCCCCACATTGTTTAAAATATCTCACCTGTTATCAGACACGTTACGTTACTCAATTCTGCACGGTTTATGATCCAACATTAACGGAGGTAACGGTGACTGTGCGGAGGGATACCTCAAGGCGACGTGTTGTTTCGAACGTGTAGGGAACTACTTCTCTCCATATAAAGAAGCCTGTTTCCTTATATGGCGTGGACGCTCCTTATATGGTAATTTAGAACTTCAGACCGAAAAACTACAGACATGTGTAGAGAAGTTTTTACTgtatttctttgtcatttaattgtttaattatAAATAGTGAATTAGTTCTCCGCTGTTTTAAGTTAATAATGAATTAACCTTCTTTGCTGTACTACGAAATTATTTAAATATGGTGCATTTTTTACTCTGACTGTGGCTGTGAGTGGTGGTCAGTGTgccagccctgtgattgacaggtgatcAGTCCAGGTGTAACCCTGTCCCTCGACCAATCGCAGCTGAGATGACGTTGGCGTATAGATAATGGATTTATGTCAGTAAAAGTAGAAATACTGGTTTAAGTTAAATGcattaaaaagtataaaaatacaaaatacataattttaaaggtcacattctgtaaaatcctcttctccatgttcctctaactctaacatgtgtctctagtccgtctacaaaccccccaatgatgagaaaagtccatcctctccgtcttctgcctgctccacttttcagaaaatgtgtgctcaaagaggccgtttggagattttcccttcatgacatcacaaagggcagtagcccctcccccaggtgggtgacactcctacagctaggtgtttgttctgccctctgagtctgccttctcaccgtaaacaataggacatggagcgagaaagaccgagtacacccaagcccttccagagagggggcgtggtcagacacagctcatttacatatttaaaggtacagacacagaaacagcctgttctgagcagggctgaaatagagggatttatagacatgatcaaatacaggatcagagtggatttagaacaagaaacttcacacacatgttgaagaggagctctgagacttatttaaactgaagaagagttCAAACAGCAGGCAGGATGATGTTATGTAAGTTAAATGTGACTgagttttattgatttttattgaacatcttgtttaaatgtaaataactcATGTTAGCTCATAGCTCATGTTTGAGCTCAATAAATAACTGATGTAAATGATAAAAGGAGCTGCTGACGGTTAAACAAAGAGGACGTTTCAAAACAAGTTTAAAGAGGAACACACAGCGTGACGCCTCGACAGACAAACACCacttaatcaatcaatcaatcaatcaattaattaattagtgAGTAGCTGTTGTTTGTTAGGATGTTTGCAGCTTAGTGCTTCAGACTCCTAGGACAAAGtaaaataactttatatatCAAAGTACTGCATTCAAAAGTActtcttttgttttactctCATGAGTGTTGTTTATCACATAATCATAAAATAAGCCAATCAGAGCCCTGGTTTTCTGGGTGTGACCTCTGACACCTGGCCTGCATCCAGTCCTGTACTGATCTGGGATCAGGATCAGGGTTTAAATTTATCTCAGATTAACTTGTAGCTCCTCCGAGGACGACTCGGCGATGCGCTCAGTCTGCAGCATGTCGGCCTCTGCAGCAGGGGGGGGTGTCCCCTGGAGGAACAACAGCTTCATACTGGGGGGGAGCCGGGACCCTCCTCTGTCCGACCAGGGGGAGACCATCATTGGAGTGTACCTGCTAGTGCTAggtgagcgcacacacacacacacacacacacaaacagggttCACAGAGGTTTATTAGGACACAATAACAGTTCAGTTCTTAAAGTTTAcaaactgctcctttaaactaaAAACCTCGTATCTCCTGTTTTTAACTGTAGTAAACTTGAAGGAGCACtttggagttttggtagagaaatgtgaaagttgcagaaatttacagattctgtggtttatgtttatAACGCTTTACACAAACTGTCTTCAGAGGAGAGTTTGGtcctgtttgaagataaaattcTACGTgggaagttatggtgggggggcGGGCAACAGTGAAACCCTAACTGtcgctttttagctccaaaaaGTGCTCAGGGACCcgttttttcctttgaataaaatttgtgtatttagttcagaaaatatagcaaataaattgtttcacttctccaactttcaaattccATACCACATCTAcaaagtgcacctttaagtaaATCAGAGcacattcaaaataaaggaCGGGGTTAGAGATATTTTCATTAACCCTTTAATTAATCATAGAGTTTAAATTGTAGAGATGAAGACGATATGTTGATATCAAAATGGAAAGTTCCAAAATTAAGTTAAAATTTTGTCGGTAATAATGAGTCAAGATcgtaaaatgtaaatgtctaaAGCCCAGTGGTGTCTTGGTCGCTGAAGAAGCAGGTATATACTCTTAATTTTCCCCCTAAATGTTTTTTGAGGTGACCCGTCCAGCAGAGGAAAAACGGCCTTATAAACTGACATGTGAGACTCATGCACATTCAGTTAGTATACTCGTCAATAAGAGACGGAGTTAGAGGGTCATCCCGTCACCATCCTAGCAAAAAAATGCTGCAAACTACTAAATATTGTTAATCAATCTATGGTGTGAATCAGaagagatttagaagtgggtatactccgTACTGCGTATACCTGCATATACCTGCATATACCTGCATATACCTGCACTACACTGATAAAGTCaggtagaaatgtgaaataaaaagaagaaatgtgtaaaattattaaaataaaggaGTGAATCCAACAGGTAGAGAACAATGGCCGTTGGTTGTTGGAGAGATGGGTCTACTCAGGTATGTTTACTCTGTCACCTTCTCACCTGTAAATCCAGTGTGATGGCTGAGCGTCAGCATTAACTCAGGTGAACTCACTCTCGGCCgctttgcacaaacacacctgattaCTGACGGAATAAAAAGGGCAGCTCACCTTCAATCTTTGTACTGTACCTGTAAACACATACTTGTAGACAAGTACCTGTAAATGTGTACCTATAGATGTGTACCTGTAAATGTGTACCTGTAGATGTGCACCTGTAGATGTGCAGCTGTAGATGTGTACCTGTAGATGTGTACCTGTAAATGTGTACCTGTAGATGTGTACCTGTAAATGTGTACCTGTAAATGTGTACCTGTAGATGTGTACCTGTAAATGTGTACCTGTAGATGTGTACTTGTAGATGTGTACCTGTACACAAGTACCTGTAAATGTGTACCCATAGATGTGTACCTGTAAATGTGTACCTGTAGATGTGTACCTGCAGACTTTTACCTGTAGACTTTTTATCTGTAGATGTGTATCTGTAAACACATACCTGTTGACAAATACCTGTAAATGTGTACCTGTAGATGTGTACCTGTAAATGTGTACCTGTAGATGTGTACCTGTAGACTTTTACCTGTAGATGTGTATCTGTAAACACATACCTGTTGACAAGTACCTGTAAATGTGTACCTGTAGATGTGTACCTGTAGACAAGTACCTGTAAATGTGTACCTATAGATGTGTACCTGTAAATGTGTACCTGTAGATGTGTACTTGTAGACTTTTACCTGTAGATGTGTACCTGTAGACTTTTACCTGTAGATGTGTACCTGTAGATGTGTACCTGTAGACTTTTACCTGTAGATGTGTACCTGTAGATGTGTACCTGTAGACTTTTACCTGTAGATGTGTACCTGTAAATGTGTACCTGTAAACTTTTACCTGTAGATGTGGACCTGTAGACTTCTACCTGTAGATGTGAACCTGTAAATCTGTACCTGTAGATGTGTACCTGTAAATCTGTACCTGTAGATGTGTACCTGTAGATGTGTACCTGTAAATGTGTACCTGTAAATGTGTACCTGAAGATTTGTACCTGTAGATGTGTACCTGAAGATGTGTACCTGTAAAAGTGTACCTGTAGATGTGTACCTGTAGATGTGCACCTGTAGATGTGTACCTGTAAATGTGTACCTGTAGATGTGTACCTGTAGATGTGTACCTGTAAAAGTGTACCTGTAGATGTGTACCTGTAAATGTGTACCTGTAGATGTGTACCTGTAGATGTGTACCTGTAAATGTGTATCTGTAAACACATACCTGTTGACAAGTACCTGTAAATGTGTACCTGTAGATGTGTACCTGTAAATGTGTACCTGTAGATGTGTACCTGTAAATGTGTACCTGTAAATGTGTACCTGTAGATGTGTACCTGTAAATGTGTACCTGTAGATGTGTACCTGTAAATGTGTACCTGTAAATGTGTACCTGTAGATGTGTACCTGTAAATGTGTACCTGTAGATGTGTACCTGTAGACTTTTACCTATAGATGTGTATCTGTAAACACATACCTGTTGACAAGTACCTGTAAATGTGTACCTGTAGATGTGTACCTGTAGACGTGTACCTGCAGATGTGTACCTGTAGATGTGTACCTGTAGACAAGTACCTGTAAATGTGTACCTGTAGATGTGTACCTGTAGACGTGTACCTGCAGATGTGTACCTGTAGATGTGTACCTGTAGACAAGTACCTGTAAATGTGTACCTGTAGATGTGTACCTGTAGACTTTACCTGTAGATGTGTACCTGTAGACTTTTACCTGTAAATGTGTACCTGTAAACTTTTACCTGTAGATGTGTACCTGTAAATGTGTACCTGTAGATGTGTACCTGTAAATGTGTACCTGTAGATGTGTACCTGTAGACTTTTACCTATAGATGTGTATCTGTAAACACATACCTGTTGACAAGTACCTGTAAATGTGTACCTGTAGATGTGTACCTGTAGACGTGTACCTGCAGATGTGTACCTGTAGATGTGTACCTGTAGACAAGTACCTGTAAATGTGTACCTGTAAATGTGTACCTGTAGAGTTTTACCTGTAGATGTGTACCTGTAGACTTTTACCTGTAGATGTGTACCTGTAGACGTTTACCTGTAAATGTGTACCTGTAAACTTTTACCTGTAGATGTGTACCTGTAGACTTCTACCTGTAGATGTGCACCTGTAGATGTGCAGCTGTAGATGTGTACCTGTAGATGTGTACCTGTAAATGTGTACCTGTAGATGTGTACCTGTAGATGTGCAGCTGTAGATGTGTACCTGTAAATGTGTACCTGTAGATGTGTACCTGTAAATGTGTACCTGTAAACTTTTACCTGTAGATGTGTACCTGTAGACTTCTACCTGTAGATGTGCACCTGTAGATGTGCACCTGTAGATGTGCAGCTGTAGACGTGTACCTGTAGATGTGTACCTGTAAATGTGTACCTGTAGATGTGTACCTGTAGATGTGCAGCTGTAGATGTGTACCTGTAAATGTGTACCTGTAGATGTGTACCTGTAAAAGTGTACCTGTAAACCTTTACCTGTAGATGTGTACCTGTAGACTTCTACCTGTAGATGTGCACCTGTAGATGTGCACCTGTAGATGTGCAGCTGTAGATGTGTACCTGTAAATGTGTACCTGTAGATGTGTACCTGTAAATGTGTACCTGTAGATGTGTACCTGTAGATGTGCACCTGTAAATGTGTACCTGTAGATGTGTACCTCAAACCTGTCCGTGGTGATTTCAGGTTGGTTGTCCTGGTTCGGAAACAGCATCGTCCTCTTCGTGTTGTACAGACAGAGAGCCACGCTGCAGCCCACAGATTACCTGACCTTTAACCTGGCCGTGTCTGACGCCAGCATCTCCGTGTTCGGATACTCCAGAGGGATCATTGAGATCTTCAACGTCTTCCAGGACAGCGGCTTCCTCATCGCATCCATCTGGACCTGCCAGGTACACCTGAGACTCACATTCAAGACACCtcagacacacctgagacaccctttagaccaacacctgagacaccctttagaccaacacctgagacacacctgagacaccctttagacCCACACCTGAGGCTcacctgagacaccctttagacccacacctgagactcacctgagacaccctttagacccacacctgagactcacctgagacaccctttagaccaacacctgagacacacctgagacaccctttagacccacacctgagacacacctgagacacccttCAGAcccacacctgagacaccctttagaccaacacctgagacacacctgagacaccctttagaccaacacctgagacacacctgagacacacctgagacaccctttagaccaacacctgagacacacctgagacatccttTAGACCAACGcctgagacaccctttagaccaacacctgagacacacctgagacaccctttagacCCACACttgagacacacctgagacacacctggGACACACTTTAGacccacacctgagacacacctgagacaccctttagaccaacacctgagacacacctgagacacacctgagacaccctttagacccacacctgagactcacctgagacaccctttagacccacacctgagactcacctgagacaccctttagaccaacacctgagacacacctgagacaccctttagacccacacctgagacaccctttaCACCAAcacctgagactcacctgagacaccctttagaccaacacctgagacacacttgagacaccctttagaccaacacctgagacaccctttagaccaacacctgagacacacctgagactcacctgagacaccctttagacccacacctgagacaccctttagaccaacacctgagacacacctgagacaccctttacacccacacctgagacacacctgagacaccctttagacccacacctgagacaccctttagaccaacacctgagacacacctgagacaccctttagacccacacctgagactcacctgagacaccctttagacccacacctgagactcacctgagacaccctttagacccacacctgagactcacctgagacaccctttagaccaacacctgagacacacctgagacaccctttagacccacacctgagacaccctttaCACCAAcacctgagactcacctgagacaccctttagacccacacctgagacacacctgagacaccctttagaccaacacctgagacaccctttagaccaacacctgagacacacctgagactcacctgagacaccctttagacccacacctgagacaccctttagacCCACACCTGAAGCTTacctgagacaccctttagaccaacacctgagactcacctgagacaccctttagacCCACACttgagacacacctgagacacacctggGACACACTTTAGacccacacctgagacacacctgagacaccctttagacccacacctgagacaccctttacacccacacctgagacacacctgagacaccctttagacccacacctgagacaccctttagaccaacacctgagacacacctgagacagcCTTTAGACCCACActtgagactcacctgagacaccctttagacccacacctgagactcacctgagacaccctttagaccaacacctgagacacacctgagacaccctttagacccacacctgagacaccctttagaccaacacctgagacacacctgagacaccctttagaccaacacctgagacaccctttagaccaacacctgagacacacctgagacacacctgagacaccctttagacccacacctgagactcacctgagacaccctttagaccaacacctgagacacacctgagacaccctttagaccaacacctgagacacacctgagacacacctgagacaccctttagacccacacctgagactcacctgagacaccctttagaccaacacctgagacacacctgagacaccctttagaccaacacctgagacaccctttagacCAACACatgagacacacctgagacaccctttagaaccacacctgagacacacctgagacaccctttagacccacacctgagacaccctttagaccaacacctgagacacacctgagacaccctttagaccaacacctgagacacacctgagacaccctttagacccacacctgagactcacctgagacaccctttagacccacacctgagactcacctgagacaccctttagaccaacacctgagacacacctgagacaccctttagacccacacctgagacaccctttagaccaacacctgagacacacctgagacaccctttagaccaagacctgagacacacctgagactcacctgagacaccctttagacCCACAACTGAGACACCCTTTAGATCCACACCTGAAGCTTacctgagacaccctttagaccaacacctgagactcacctgagacaccctttagacCCACACCTGAGGCTcacctgagacaccctttagaccaacacctgagactcacctgagacaccctttagaccaacacctgagacacacctgagactcaactgagacaccctttagacccacacctgagacacacctgagacaccctttagacCAACACCtaagacacacctgagacaccctttagacccacacctgagactcacctgagacaccctttagacCAACACCTAAGACTcacctgagacaccctttaAACCAACACCTGAGACTCACCTTTGATTCACCTGAGAATAATCTAACACTCTCCTTTAGCTGCCATAAGTGACAGTAGACACAGAGTttgaggaggcggagcttgAACTGTGACACACCTGTAACCTGTGATGTTTGCGTCCTGCAGGTAGACGGTTTCTTCACGCTGATATTCGGTCTGAGCAGCATCAACACTCTGACGGTGATCAGCATCACGCGCTACATCAAAGGATGTCACCCCAACAAAGGTGAGTCAGCAACTCGACTTCCTGAAACCACACCTGTTCAACTTTAGCGTGCTGCGTTCGAGGTCCAGTCAGTTTGCCGGGACACTTTGGTGTGGCTGTATGTCAGTTAAGTTCAGGAACAATCATGGCTAAAATAATGATCACCTGGATATGACTCCTCCccctgtgtgacatcactctaTATAACCCCGTTATTAACCCTTTAACTCAAACAGCTGAGTGATGGACTGATCTGAGAAACAACCTCGTGTTGTGTTTCAGCCCATCACATCACCCGGGTCAGCGTGTCCATCTGTCTACTGCTCATCTGGATCACAGCTGGATTCTGGTCTGGAGCCCCCCTGCTGGGCTGGGGCAGCTACAAAGGTTAGCGTCAAACACATCTCTTTATGATCTTTTCACATGAGAAGACGTGCGTTCAGAGGCTTTTCTCTTggcaaatctttttttataaGAGGAGACGAATGAGTCTAACGATAAGGGCAAGAAAACCCCTCACACCGTCTGactttcacaaaaacaaaaacaacaaacttaaactgtgcaggAGATGGCCTGCAACTCCCTCCCaactacactccctccccccactacgctctgccaatgaaagtctgatccaaccttcacaacagggtcctaagacgctgactggactcttctcctctgtcgccccccggtggtggaatgaacttccaaactccattggatctgcagagtccctctgcacctttaagaaaaagctaaagacccagctctttcatgaatacctactaacttaatgatgatggtctccatattattgatgatgatgatggtaatgacgatggtttttgtttgataacgacgacttataagatggtttctatactgattagagctctcaagaactgccctcaatgttgtgctttgcctctggtcacttcctgtcagcacctgtgtgtccaatcagactcaaagctgatcatttgctcttactgacattgttcccttttttctagatccttgcttgtgttgttcttactctctgatgtatgtcgctttggataaaagtgtctgctaactGAATTGTAGCAACTTTCCACATTTCAAACCTGATTAACCGGtatgggagctgaggactgccATGCTATCACACATGAATCCATATCATTTGATTTAACATCGTATCAAGGTTTGAGACGTGGTAACGACCCTCCCTCTGACTCATCTCAAACCCTCTCCCCGACAGATCGTGGGTACGGGACTTGTGAGATCGACTGGGCCAAAGCGGGTTACTCGGGTGTGTACAGGTCGTACATCATCTCTATCTTCATCTTCTGCTTCTTCATGC from Labrus bergylta chromosome 1, fLabBer1.1, whole genome shotgun sequence includes these protein-coding regions:
- the opn6a gene encoding opsin 6, group member a, with protein sequence MRSVCSMSASAAGGGVPWRNNSFILGGSRDPPLSDQGETIIGVYLLVLGWLSWFGNSIVLFVLYRQRATLQPTDYLTFNLAVSDASISVFGYSRGIIEIFNVFQDSGFLIASIWTCQVDGFFTLIFGLSSINTLTVISITRYIKGCHPNKAHHITRVSVSICLLLIWITAGFWSGAPLLGWGSYKDRGYGTCEIDWAKAGYSGVYRSYIISIFIFCFFMPVLIMLFCYVSIINTVKRGNALSAEGDLTDRQRKIERDVTIVSIVICTAFILAWSPYAVVSMWSAWGFHVPNLTSIFTRLFAKSASFYNPLIYFGLSSKFRKDVAVLLPCTRDTKDTVKLKRFKPKADAHGRPAAGGGARLKVPLNRTEKKYISLNQPNPIPSPDSGMGSPPTTPMPSNSKEVFYIDTPQPSETNSGYECARL